A genomic window from Rhizobium sp. 007 includes:
- the gpt gene encoding xanthine phosphoribosyltransferase, with protein sequence MSFPDKAFPVSWDQFHRDARALAWRIAGLNKEFKGIVCITRGGLVPAAIICRELDIRLIETVCVASYHDYVNQGDMVVLKGIAPELKENGGDGILVIDDLTDTGKTAVQVRAMLPKAHFACVYAKPLGVPTVDTFVTEVSQDTWIYFPWDMGFTYQEPIAKGPR encoded by the coding sequence ATGTCTTTTCCCGATAAAGCCTTTCCCGTTTCCTGGGATCAGTTCCATCGCGACGCCCGCGCGCTTGCCTGGCGCATCGCCGGCCTCAACAAGGAATTCAAGGGCATTGTCTGCATCACCCGCGGCGGCCTGGTTCCTGCGGCAATCATCTGCCGCGAACTCGACATCCGCCTGATCGAAACGGTCTGTGTCGCTTCTTATCATGATTACGTCAACCAGGGGGATATGGTGGTGCTGAAGGGCATTGCGCCGGAGCTCAAGGAAAATGGCGGCGATGGCATCCTCGTCATCGACGACCTCACCGATACCGGCAAGACGGCGGTGCAAGTGCGCGCCATGCTGCCCAAGGCGCATTTTGCCTGCGTCTACGCAAAGCCGCTCGGCGTGCCGACGGTCGACACCTTCGTCACGGAGGTCAGCCAGGACACCTGGATCTACTTCCCCTGGGACATGGGCTTCACCTATCAGGAGCCGATCGCCAAGGGTCCGCGCTGA
- a CDS encoding site-specific integrase codes for MPYFKGKFVDDITTPMVADCHFRKRANPTDANRAIAVLSAIMKHAVQQGMRATNPCKGIERYQETAKDDWIDEHQLPAFLDKLDAVVTPVGDLLRFMAVTGWRVSEARLMRWEWVNLRRLIVRIPDENSKIGVIDRHLSADAAELINRQSHREGFVFSNREGRFPTNYKDVRNVLADTCKAAGIPKLTPHALRHTMATHTAIAGATAHELREAGGWKTLAMANRYVSRAEALGKSGAEKAAAAINIHRKPKADVKEFTR; via the coding sequence TTGCCATACTTCAAGGGCAAGTTCGTTGATGACATAACAACGCCAATGGTGGCCGATTGTCACTTTCGAAAAAGGGCCAATCCGACCGATGCCAACCGCGCAATCGCGGTTCTTTCGGCCATTATGAAGCATGCCGTTCAGCAAGGCATGCGCGCCACTAACCCTTGCAAGGGCATCGAGCGCTACCAAGAAACCGCGAAAGACGATTGGATTGACGAACATCAGTTGCCGGCTTTCCTCGACAAACTGGACGCCGTTGTAACCCCCGTCGGCGATCTCTTACGCTTCATGGCGGTAACCGGGTGGCGCGTTTCTGAGGCGCGCTTGATGCGTTGGGAATGGGTCAACTTACGCCGCCTCATAGTTCGCATACCCGATGAAAACTCAAAAATCGGCGTAATTGACAGACACCTTTCCGCTGACGCCGCTGAATTGATTAACCGTCAATCGCATCGCGAAGGTTTTGTTTTCAGCAACAGGGAAGGGCGCTTTCCTACCAATTACAAGGACGTGCGCAACGTTCTGGCTGACACATGCAAGGCGGCAGGAATTCCCAAGCTTACGCCGCATGCCCTTCGCCACACGATGGCAACACATACGGCGATCGCCGGGGCGACTGCTCATGAATTGCGAGAGGCGGGCGGATGGAAAACGCTTGCGATGGCAAACCGCTACGTCAGTCGCGCGGAAGCCCTTGGCAAGAGTGGCGCGGAAAAGGCGGCGGCGGCGATCAACATTCACCGCAAACCCAAAGCCGACGTGAAGGAATTCACCCGATGA
- a CDS encoding DUF3037 domain-containing protein encodes MEALKLFYSIVQFSPFPERFEYVNAGVVVFEIRQGKVVVKLADDFSRVKKFFGEINATFLKGALHDFSQRVVLHFSRPSIAAAWIDDFNAKRADLFRLTPLNAVAGDRADDVAEKLFNELVAWHAHSKKIERINTLLTSAFREAGVLSLLDKRPDPVHIEQYGVNVQADYGYQNGVYNLIDAARFDNPQRGLAEAGKRVLEGKALSEMLGKRLIVVGEFGTQPDRYVENLRGDFESVGAKLFRLEEVDELSEEIRRTAH; translated from the coding sequence ATGGAAGCACTGAAACTATTCTATTCTATCGTACAGTTCAGCCCCTTTCCGGAGCGTTTTGAATACGTTAACGCGGGTGTTGTCGTCTTCGAAATCCGCCAAGGTAAAGTCGTCGTTAAGTTGGCAGATGATTTTTCGCGCGTGAAGAAGTTCTTCGGTGAAATCAACGCGACCTTCCTCAAAGGCGCTCTTCATGATTTCTCGCAGAGAGTCGTGCTTCACTTTTCGCGACCGTCGATCGCCGCCGCATGGATTGACGACTTCAATGCCAAAAGAGCCGATCTTTTCCGGCTGACTCCTTTGAACGCGGTCGCCGGTGACCGCGCCGATGATGTCGCGGAAAAACTCTTTAACGAGTTAGTTGCTTGGCATGCCCATTCAAAGAAAATTGAGCGGATCAACACGCTGCTAACAAGCGCTTTCCGTGAAGCTGGTGTCCTGTCGCTTCTCGATAAACGCCCCGACCCTGTCCATATCGAGCAGTATGGGGTGAATGTTCAAGCCGATTACGGCTATCAGAACGGCGTTTACAATCTTATCGATGCCGCTCGCTTCGACAATCCGCAACGTGGCCTTGCTGAAGCTGGAAAGCGGGTTCTGGAGGGGAAGGCGCTGTCCGAGATGCTGGGTAAGCGCCTCATTGTGGTTGGAGAATTCGGCACTCAACCGGATCGCTATGTTGAGAACCTGCGCGGCGACTTCGAGAGCGTTGGTGCCAAGCTCTTCCGACTGGAAGAAGTCGACGAACTCTCTGAAGAGATACGGCGAACCGCGCACTGA
- a CDS encoding vitamin B12-dependent ribonucleotide reductase: MRIERRFTKAGQSAYADIEFRKATSEIKNPDGSIVFRLENIDVPAQFSQVAADILAQKYFRKAGVPARLKKVEENDVPSFLWRSVADEAALKELPKDQQYGSEIDARQVFDRLAGTWTYWGWKGGYFSSEEDASAFRDELAYMLATQRVAPNSPQWFNTGMHWAYGIDGPGQGHFYVDPFTGKLTKSKSAYEHPQPHACFIQSVEDDLVNEGGIMDLWVREARLFKYGSGTGSNFSYLRGEGEKLSGGGRSSGLMSFLKIGDRAAGAIKSGGTTRRAAKMVVVDIDHPDIEEYINWKVKEEQKVAALVTGSKIVAKHLKAIMKACFNCEGGADADCFDPTKNPALKREIRAAKKDQVPENYVSRVIQFARQGYKDMEFKTYDTDWDSEAYLTVSGQNSNNSVSIRDDFLRAVEADGDWNLTARKDGKVMKTLKARDLWETISYAAWASADPGLHFNTTMNDWHTSPAAGPIRASNPCSEYMFLDDTACNLASLNLMQFKDAATKRINIADYEHAVRLWSVVLEISVMMAQFPSRRIAELSYEYRTIGLGYANIGGLLMSSGIPYDSDEARAIAGSLTAIMTGISYATSAEMAAELGPFPMFAPNRENMLRVIRNHRRAAYGEMSGYEGLSINPVALIHGENPDQDLAAHAKSAWDKALELGEKHGYRNAQATVIAPTGTIGLVMDCDTTGIEPDFALVKFKKLAGGGYFKIINRAVPEALRTLGYSESQIAEIEAYAVGHGNLNQAPAINPSTLKAKGFTDEKVEAVNAALKSAFDIKFVFNQWTLGLDFLKGTLKVSDEQLADMSFNLLDHMGFSKKDIEAANIHVCGAMTLEGAPFLKNEHLAVFDCANPCGKIGKRYLSVESHIRMMAAAQPFISGAISKTINMPNDATVDDCKSAYMLSWKLGLKANALYRDGSKLSQPLNASLIEDEGDEDALEELLAQPAAAQAVTVTEKIIERVIEKVVRSQEKLPGRRKGYTQKAKIGGHTIFLRTGEYDDGRLGEIFLDMNKEGSALRAFINNFAISVSLGLQYGVPLEEYVDAFTFTKFEPAGIVTGNDAIKNATSILDYVFRELAISYLGRHDLAHVDTSDFNNTALGRGVSEGKADVVSKGLTRGYKPTLVSGNSTERAASEIKGAATAAPVRASSGATITAIAGNTVRKLETVAASSEVVAFKRDYEERAKELAEEIAEEIAEESSTLFTDAAAADAASAKTEAKKVEAERRARSIMQGYTGNMCTECQNFTMVRNGTCEKCDTCGSTSGCS; this comes from the coding sequence ATGCGCATAGAACGCCGTTTCACAAAGGCAGGCCAGAGCGCTTACGCGGACATCGAATTCCGCAAGGCGACGAGCGAGATCAAGAACCCCGACGGTTCGATCGTCTTCCGCCTTGAGAACATCGACGTTCCCGCGCAGTTCTCCCAAGTCGCGGCCGACATCCTTGCCCAGAAATATTTCCGCAAGGCCGGCGTTCCGGCAAGGCTGAAGAAGGTCGAGGAAAACGACGTTCCCTCCTTCTTGTGGCGTTCGGTTGCCGATGAGGCAGCCCTCAAGGAGCTGCCGAAGGATCAGCAGTACGGCTCCGAAATCGATGCGCGCCAGGTCTTCGACCGTCTGGCCGGCACCTGGACCTACTGGGGCTGGAAGGGCGGCTACTTCTCGTCCGAGGAAGATGCCTCTGCCTTTCGCGACGAACTCGCCTACATGCTCGCTACCCAACGCGTCGCCCCGAACTCCCCGCAGTGGTTCAACACCGGCATGCACTGGGCCTACGGCATTGATGGCCCCGGCCAGGGCCACTTCTACGTCGACCCCTTCACCGGCAAGCTGACAAAGTCCAAGTCGGCCTACGAGCACCCCCAGCCGCATGCCTGCTTCATCCAGTCGGTCGAGGATGATCTCGTCAACGAAGGCGGCATCATGGACCTCTGGGTTCGCGAGGCCCGCCTCTTCAAGTACGGCTCCGGCACCGGCTCCAACTTCTCATATCTGCGCGGCGAGGGCGAAAAGCTTTCCGGCGGCGGCCGCTCCTCCGGCCTGATGAGCTTCCTGAAGATCGGCGACCGTGCGGCGGGCGCCATCAAGTCGGGCGGCACGACGCGCCGTGCGGCCAAGATGGTCGTCGTCGACATCGATCATCCGGATATCGAGGAATACATCAACTGGAAGGTCAAGGAAGAGCAGAAGGTTGCAGCCCTCGTCACCGGCTCGAAGATCGTCGCCAAGCACCTGAAGGCGATCATGAAGGCCTGCTTCAATTGCGAAGGCGGCGCCGATGCGGATTGTTTCGACCCGACCAAGAACCCTGCCCTCAAGCGCGAAATCCGCGCCGCCAAGAAGGACCAGGTTCCGGAAAATTATGTGAGCCGCGTCATCCAGTTCGCCCGCCAGGGCTACAAGGACATGGAGTTCAAGACCTACGACACGGACTGGGATAGTGAAGCCTACCTCACCGTTTCCGGCCAGAACTCCAACAACTCGGTCTCGATCCGCGACGACTTCCTTCGCGCCGTCGAAGCCGATGGCGACTGGAACCTGACGGCCCGCAAGGACGGTAAGGTCATGAAGACGCTGAAGGCCCGCGACCTCTGGGAAACGATCTCCTATGCCGCCTGGGCATCGGCCGATCCGGGTCTGCACTTCAACACGACGATGAACGACTGGCATACCAGCCCGGCCGCCGGCCCTATCCGCGCCTCCAACCCGTGCTCGGAATACATGTTCCTCGACGACACGGCCTGCAACCTTGCCTCGCTGAACCTCATGCAGTTCAAGGATGCGGCGACAAAGCGGATCAACATCGCCGACTACGAGCATGCCGTGCGTCTGTGGAGCGTCGTGCTCGAAATCTCCGTGATGATGGCGCAGTTCCCGTCGCGCCGCATCGCCGAGCTCTCCTACGAATACCGCACGATCGGTCTCGGCTATGCCAATATCGGCGGCCTGCTGATGTCGTCCGGCATTCCTTATGACAGCGACGAAGCCCGCGCCATCGCAGGCTCCCTGACGGCGATCATGACCGGCATTTCCTATGCCACCTCGGCGGAAATGGCTGCTGAACTCGGCCCGTTCCCGATGTTTGCGCCGAACCGCGAGAACATGCTGCGCGTCATCCGCAACCATCGCCGCGCCGCCTATGGCGAGATGTCCGGCTATGAAGGCCTGTCGATCAACCCCGTCGCCCTCATCCACGGCGAAAACCCGGACCAGGATCTCGCCGCGCACGCCAAGAGCGCTTGGGACAAGGCACTGGAACTCGGCGAAAAGCACGGCTACCGCAACGCCCAGGCAACCGTGATTGCGCCGACCGGAACGATCGGCCTCGTCATGGATTGCGACACGACCGGCATCGAGCCCGACTTCGCGCTCGTCAAGTTCAAGAAGCTTGCCGGCGGCGGTTACTTCAAGATCATCAACCGTGCCGTACCGGAAGCGCTGCGCACGCTCGGCTACTCCGAAAGCCAGATTGCCGAGATCGAAGCTTACGCCGTCGGCCACGGCAATCTGAACCAGGCGCCCGCCATCAACCCCTCGACGCTGAAGGCCAAGGGCTTCACCGACGAGAAGGTCGAGGCCGTCAACGCGGCGCTGAAGTCCGCTTTCGACATCAAGTTCGTCTTCAACCAGTGGACGCTTGGGCTCGACTTCCTGAAGGGCACGCTGAAGGTCTCCGACGAGCAGCTCGCCGACATGAGCTTCAACCTGCTCGACCACATGGGCTTTTCGAAGAAGGACATCGAGGCTGCAAACATCCATGTTTGCGGTGCGATGACGCTGGAAGGCGCTCCGTTCCTCAAGAACGAGCACCTCGCCGTCTTCGATTGCGCCAATCCTTGCGGCAAGATCGGCAAGCGTTATCTCTCGGTCGAAAGCCACATCCGCATGATGGCGGCTGCCCAGCCCTTCATCTCGGGTGCGATCTCCAAGACGATCAACATGCCGAACGATGCAACCGTCGACGATTGCAAGAGCGCCTACATGCTCTCCTGGAAGCTCGGCCTCAAGGCCAACGCGCTTTACCGCGACGGCTCGAAGCTGTCGCAGCCGCTAAACGCTTCGCTGATCGAGGACGAAGGCGACGAGGACGCGCTGGAGGAACTGCTGGCCCAGCCAGCCGCCGCCCAGGCCGTCACCGTCACCGAGAAGATCATCGAGCGGGTGATCGAGAAGGTCGTGCGCAGCCAGGAAAAGCTGCCGGGCCGCCGCAAGGGCTACACCCAGAAGGCAAAGATCGGCGGCCACACGATTTTCCTGCGCACCGGCGAATATGACGACGGCCGCCTCGGCGAGATCTTCCTCGACATGAACAAGGAAGGTTCGGCCCTTCGTGCGTTCATCAACAACTTCGCGATCTCGGTCTCGCTCGGTCTGCAATACGGCGTGCCGCTCGAGGAATATGTCGATGCCTTCACCTTCACGAAGTTCGAGCCGGCGGGCATCGTCACAGGCAACGACGCGATCAAGAATGCGACGTCGATCCTCGACTACGTGTTCCGCGAACTCGCCATCTCCTATCTCGGCCGCCACGATCTGGCGCATGTCGATACGTCCGACTTCAACAACACGGCGCTCGGCCGCGGCGTGTCGGAAGGCAAGGCGGACGTCGTCTCCAAAGGCCTGACTCGCGGCTATAAGCCGACGCTGGTTTCCGGAAACTCGACCGAGCGCGCGGCATCGGAGATCAAGGGTGCTGCAACCGCCGCCCCTGTCCGCGCCTCCTCGGGCGCGACGATCACGGCGATTGCCGGCAACACCGTGCGCAAGCTCGAAACCGTCGCCGCCTCCTCCGAAGTCGTCGCCTTCAAGCGCGATTATGAGGAACGCGCCAAGGAACTGGCGGAGGAAATCGCCGAAGAGATCGCTGAGGAATCCAGCACGCTCTTCACCGACGCCGCCGCTGCCGACGCAGCCTCTGCCAAGACCGAAGCCAAGAAGGTCGAAGCCGAACGCCGCGCCCGCTCCATCATGCAGGGCTACACGGGCAATATGTGCACCGAGTGCCAGAACTTCACGATGGTACGGAATGGGACCTGCGAGAAGTGCGATACGTGTGGAAGTACAAGTGGGTGCTCTTGA
- a CDS encoding competence/damage-inducible protein A codes for MSTETVITAAMLAIGDELLSGRTKDKNIGHLADMLQLSGIDLKEVRIVADDEDAIVEALNALRGKYDYVFTSGGIGPTHDDITADAVSKAFGVPCDHDAAAMTLLGDMYKRREMEFTEARKRMARMPRGAAHIANPVSTAPGFVIGNVYVMAGVPQVFQAMVDNVLPMLRTGQRVLSLAIACPYAEGDIGMLLAAIQKAHPDTSIGSYPRYVGQKFSTEIVVRGRSQAAVDAAGAEVHAMIENIRRTREIDENRSAEA; via the coding sequence ATGAGCACTGAAACCGTCATCACCGCCGCCATGCTGGCCATCGGCGATGAGCTTCTGTCCGGCCGAACCAAGGACAAAAACATTGGCCATCTGGCGGATATGCTTCAGCTTTCCGGCATCGATCTCAAGGAGGTGCGGATCGTCGCCGATGACGAGGATGCGATCGTCGAAGCTCTGAACGCCCTTCGCGGCAAATACGACTACGTCTTCACCTCGGGCGGCATCGGCCCCACGCATGACGATATCACCGCGGACGCAGTCTCGAAGGCTTTTGGCGTTCCCTGCGACCATGATGCTGCTGCCATGACACTGCTCGGTGACATGTACAAGCGCCGCGAGATGGAATTCACCGAAGCGCGCAAGCGCATGGCGCGCATGCCGCGCGGGGCGGCACACATCGCCAATCCGGTGTCGACTGCCCCCGGCTTCGTCATCGGCAATGTCTACGTCATGGCGGGCGTGCCGCAGGTGTTTCAGGCCATGGTCGACAATGTGCTGCCGATGCTTCGCACCGGGCAGCGCGTGCTGTCGCTGGCGATCGCCTGCCCCTATGCCGAAGGCGATATCGGCATGCTGCTGGCCGCCATCCAGAAGGCGCACCCGGACACCAGCATCGGCTCCTATCCGCGCTATGTCGGCCAGAAATTCTCGACGGAGATCGTCGTGCGCGGCCGGTCGCAGGCGGCTGTCGATGCAGCGGGCGCTGAGGTTCACGCCATGATCGAGAACATTCGTAGGACCAGGGAGATTGACGAAAACCGGTCCGCCGAAGCTTAG
- a CDS encoding tyrosine-type recombinase/integrase has protein sequence MLDLHPGSFRGPTYHYFFGLLASTGLRFSEAARLLREDADLEAGMLTIRETKFGKTRIVPLHPSTTLALRRYAAIRDDHPVRRISKYFFTGDLGRALIHANPHFSFILWTRQAGLRQPDERGGPRIHDLRHTFAVRTLLSWYQDGEDIERRLPELSTYLGHNYVSATYWYLTAHPDLLGEAKRRLDARWEVAE, from the coding sequence ATGCTCGACCTGCATCCTGGAAGCTTCCGAGGGCCGACATATCATTACTTCTTCGGCTTGCTGGCATCCACCGGACTTCGCTTCTCAGAGGCGGCGCGGTTGCTTCGTGAGGACGCCGATTTGGAAGCAGGCATGCTGACGATCCGCGAGACGAAGTTCGGAAAGACCCGCATCGTGCCGCTGCATCCGAGTACGACGCTGGCGCTTCGGCGATATGCGGCAATCCGTGACGATCACCCGGTCAGACGGATAAGCAAATACTTCTTTACCGGAGACCTTGGCAGGGCCCTGATCCATGCCAACCCACACTTCTCCTTTATCCTCTGGACACGCCAGGCGGGGCTGAGGCAGCCGGATGAGCGTGGCGGTCCCAGGATTCACGATCTCCGCCACACCTTCGCCGTTCGAACGCTGCTGTCTTGGTACCAGGATGGCGAAGACATCGAACGGCGCTTACCGGAGCTTTCGACCTACCTCGGGCACAATTATGTCAGCGCCACCTATTGGTATCTGACAGCGCATCCCGATCTTTTAGGCGAGGCAAAACGTCGTCTCGACGCGAGGTGGGAGGTCGCCGAATGA
- a CDS encoding HipA family kinase, translating into MLAGVNWRPARIQRVNAVLTTSTKPLLVVTDAGTALVKYMGNRAGIDALVTELLAAELAARIGLRTPDFAVVVIPEIETADPLITVQAGPAFFSRWEQAQSLSPNSKLLANLRTPSDVARLVVFDTWIRNKDRFADDANGGVLNYDNILFKADKRKTQLLVIDHSHAFAETSLANEVNDFWATEQTVYGLFNEFAAMLTRQDVKSALNTICAVAIGEIRDICHSPPPQWGFTAGMANQLAGLLVERAKRMTEWLPDAIFDQLEFDLDRKEA; encoded by the coding sequence TTGCTGGCTGGGGTAAATTGGCGACCTGCGCGAATTCAGCGCGTGAATGCGGTGTTGACTACGAGCACCAAGCCTCTGCTCGTGGTCACGGATGCTGGCACAGCGCTTGTGAAGTATATGGGCAACCGGGCAGGGATAGATGCTCTCGTAACCGAGTTGCTTGCCGCCGAATTAGCCGCCAGAATTGGATTGCGTACCCCAGATTTCGCCGTCGTAGTGATTCCCGAAATCGAGACTGCGGATCCTCTAATTACCGTTCAAGCTGGGCCGGCATTCTTTTCTCGTTGGGAGCAGGCGCAGAGCTTGTCACCAAATTCTAAGCTTCTGGCTAACCTGCGAACGCCAAGCGACGTGGCACGTCTTGTGGTATTCGATACTTGGATCAGAAACAAGGACCGCTTTGCGGACGATGCAAATGGTGGCGTCCTGAACTACGACAACATCCTATTCAAGGCGGACAAGCGCAAAACACAGCTCCTGGTCATTGATCACAGTCATGCGTTCGCGGAGACGTCGCTCGCGAACGAAGTCAATGATTTTTGGGCAACCGAGCAAACGGTTTACGGATTGTTTAATGAGTTCGCCGCAATGCTGACGCGGCAAGATGTAAAATCGGCGCTTAATACCATATGCGCCGTGGCTATTGGTGAGATAAGAGATATATGTCACTCGCCGCCGCCCCAGTGGGGCTTCACGGCAGGCATGGCCAATCAATTGGCTGGCTTGCTGGTGGAGCGGGCAAAACGGATGACAGAGTGGCTGCCAGACGCGATTTTCGATCAACTGGAATTTGATCTTGATAGGAAGGAGGCATGA
- a CDS encoding universal stress protein, whose amino-acid sequence MPYKTILAILDTADNSRAVSDFAFALAAENDAHVIGLHAENISAVPLVAPMEIPDPVAVQALQDMAHSETVEVERIFRQKAEASGASFEWRSFATSAGYGSAPLIESARSADLLIASQADPSKPSDSQVDIDSFLFESGRPVLMIPYILRQPKAIKRVMIAWNGSKEAARATFDAMPILKAADEVEVFSVDPVDSAMQTAGLAGAEIAATLSRHGVKAMLAVAEGTHKSASNVIENRLSDSSIDLLVMGAYTHSRLWQMIFGGTTKSLLQSMTALTLLSR is encoded by the coding sequence ATGCCTTACAAGACCATACTCGCCATTCTCGATACGGCCGACAACAGCCGTGCGGTCTCCGATTTTGCCTTTGCGCTTGCCGCCGAAAACGATGCCCATGTCATCGGTCTCCACGCCGAAAACATCTCGGCCGTGCCGCTGGTCGCTCCGATGGAAATTCCCGATCCAGTCGCCGTTCAGGCGCTGCAGGACATGGCGCATTCCGAGACCGTGGAAGTGGAGCGCATCTTCCGCCAGAAAGCCGAAGCGTCCGGCGCATCATTCGAATGGCGCAGCTTCGCCACCTCGGCGGGCTACGGCTCGGCGCCGCTGATCGAGAGCGCCCGCAGCGCGGACCTCTTGATCGCCTCGCAAGCGGACCCTTCCAAGCCATCTGACAGCCAGGTCGATATCGACAGCTTTCTTTTCGAAAGCGGCCGTCCGGTCCTGATGATCCCCTATATCTTGCGGCAACCGAAAGCGATCAAACGCGTGATGATTGCCTGGAACGGCTCGAAGGAAGCCGCACGTGCGACATTCGATGCCATGCCGATCCTGAAGGCTGCCGACGAAGTCGAGGTCTTTTCCGTCGATCCGGTGGATTCTGCGATGCAGACGGCGGGCCTGGCGGGAGCGGAAATCGCAGCCACGCTTTCCCGCCACGGCGTGAAGGCGATGCTTGCCGTTGCGGAAGGCACCCATAAGAGCGCCTCGAACGTCATCGAAAACCGCCTCTCCGACAGCAGCATCGATCTCCTGGTGATGGGCGCCTACACCCATTCGCGCCTCTGGCAGATGATCTTCGGCGGCACGACGAAGTCGCTCTTGCAGTCGATGACGGCGCTCACCCTCCTCTCCCGTTGA
- a CDS encoding integrase arm-type DNA-binding domain-containing protein, whose protein sequence is MPLLSEDFIRRAKLPEGVNEKVIRDSKLTGFILRMRRSAAGETVKAFFVEHVVDNPDGSKKRSKTSVGIYGTFTANAARAEAQTMLQAAKRGEDPAAERAAKKARKRFEALVDEYREKKLIRRKDSTRKDYEGRIGVSSCHTSRASSLMT, encoded by the coding sequence ATGCCGCTTCTTTCTGAGGATTTTATCCGGCGCGCGAAATTGCCGGAAGGCGTTAATGAGAAGGTTATCCGCGATTCAAAGTTGACTGGCTTCATTCTGCGCATGCGCCGAAGTGCGGCTGGCGAAACCGTTAAGGCGTTCTTCGTTGAGCATGTTGTCGATAACCCCGACGGTTCCAAGAAGCGTTCAAAAACTTCGGTTGGTATCTATGGCACATTCACGGCGAACGCCGCGAGGGCAGAAGCGCAAACGATGCTGCAAGCTGCCAAGCGTGGCGAAGACCCCGCCGCCGAGCGCGCGGCCAAGAAGGCGCGGAAACGGTTTGAGGCCCTTGTCGATGAATATCGCGAGAAAAAGCTTATCCGCCGTAAAGATTCGACTCGGAAGGATTACGAAGGCCGCATCGGCGTATCCTCTTGCCATACTTCAAGGGCAAGTTCGTTGATGACATAA
- a CDS encoding helix-turn-helix domain-containing protein: MISDPAIIPHFLIPPQPAPGFYEPQGCIMPHLSKNDVLNIIDAAMLDHKRVKPSSARVLHIMIKDFRNSVTGACYPSVEVIAERCGLSKKAVSNSLAELKAAGYISWKRRTSRGKQTTNLYNFHLPGAAISEGTKRPSENASPREQNDHFRVNKSAVSEGTKRPSNPVEVNPVEQNPVTGVHSEPLSTSSLRSSEDDIPPRPRERVSQLLRQVETVSVTDLLMPQGVQKLKARFPNCDTARVFAQVDAEIAAGTFPSYETDRPVFVTRILEVLEEAERLAKASKPQGIFRDGFTGQTLGYVPPKECRELRGKYPCCDVEAVLRKIDAKIAAGQFPNPMHRGDFLRWRSLDFEEAERVAAGKHYGTGFTTYRQLQQWLHAGQPRNGKGGPPRTTLH, from the coding sequence TTGATTTCTGACCCTGCGATCATACCGCATTTCCTGATCCCGCCGCAACCTGCCCCCGGCTTCTACGAGCCGCAGGGATGCATCATGCCGCATTTATCGAAGAATGACGTTCTCAACATTATCGACGCCGCGATGCTTGACCATAAACGGGTGAAGCCATCCTCCGCGAGGGTTCTTCATATCATGATCAAGGATTTTCGAAACAGCGTAACCGGTGCCTGCTATCCGTCGGTTGAGGTGATTGCCGAACGATGCGGACTGAGCAAAAAAGCGGTCAGCAACAGCCTAGCAGAGCTTAAGGCCGCCGGTTACATCAGTTGGAAGAGGCGGACTTCGAGAGGCAAGCAGACAACCAACCTCTACAACTTCCATTTGCCGGGCGCGGCCATTTCCGAGGGAACAAAACGACCCTCGGAAAACGCATCTCCAAGAGAACAAAACGACCATTTCCGGGTGAACAAAAGTGCAGTTTCCGAGGGAACAAAACGACCTTCAAACCCCGTTGAAGTTAACCCCGTTGAACAGAACCCCGTGACCGGGGTTCATTCTGAACCCCTATCTACTTCCTCACTTCGTTCGTCAGAAGATGATATTCCCCCGCGCCCACGCGAGAGGGTTTCACAACTTTTGCGGCAGGTAGAGACGGTCAGCGTAACGGACCTGCTAATGCCGCAAGGCGTTCAGAAGCTAAAGGCGCGTTTTCCGAATTGCGATACCGCGCGGGTCTTTGCGCAGGTGGATGCCGAGATCGCCGCCGGGACATTCCCAAGCTATGAAACCGATAGGCCTGTATTTGTAACCCGTATCCTCGAAGTCCTCGAAGAAGCCGAACGGCTGGCTAAGGCAAGCAAGCCGCAAGGCATTTTCAGAGACGGTTTTACAGGACAAACGCTCGGCTATGTGCCGCCGAAGGAATGCCGGGAGCTTCGCGGCAAATACCCTTGCTGCGACGTTGAGGCGGTGCTGCGCAAGATCGACGCCAAGATTGCCGCCGGGCAATTCCCCAATCCCATGCATCGAGGCGATTTCCTTCGCTGGCGAAGCCTTGATTTCGAAGAGGCCGAACGGGTGGCGGCGGGCAAGCACTACGGCACCGGATTCACGACATACCGTCAACTGCAACAATGGCTGCACGCTGGCCAGCCGCGCAACGGCAAGGGCGGCCCGCCTAGGACGACGCTGCATTGA